The DNA segment TACTGTTGTTATTGATGCCTGTGAGTAAAGCAGAACTGTTATATCTAATTAAGTTATTATTATTTATAGTGGCGTTACTTACATAACTAAGTTCGCGGTCTATAGAAACTATAGCATTAGAGTTGCTGGTTACCAATTCCGTAGGGGCTTCATCTTCAAGAAGTGTGTTCCCAACAAAACCACTAGCAGTTTTTATATTTACAACCTTTCCACTTGTTCCGTAAATGGATCTTCCGGGCCAACCTTGAATTGTATTTGGAACAATTGCAACTTTTGTTAATGGATATTCCAACACAATGCTGGAATTTGGGCTATGAAATTTTAAAGTGCCGGAAAATAATAAATTTTTACTTGTAAATATTATTAAGAATAAAAAATATAAAACTGAAATAAAAAAAATATTATTTCTTAAAAAATACTTCAAACCGGCTCCTTTTTTTCGATTAAATCTTAATTTTATTTACAGTTGCTTTTAAACTTTTATTTAATTGCTAAAATATAGATTGGTTCTCACTTAATTGTTTTAATTATAAGGCATTAATGTATGAATTTAGTCAAGAAAATAAAAAAAGAATTTTTTAACGCTATTTCAAATCTATTTCCTGAAAAAAGTTTAGATTTTGATTCGGTGCAGTTTACTTTAAATGTAGATAAAAATAGACAAAATTTTGGAGATTTAAGTTGTAATTTTGCACTTGTTTTGGCCGGCAAGTTGCAGCTTAATCCAAAAGAGATAGCTTTAAAAATTGTTAATGCTTTTAATTCAAGTTTATTTGATAAATCATTTAAAGATTATATTGAGAAAATAGAAATAGCCGGTCCTGGTTTTTTGAATTTAACATTTACAAGCAAGGCTTGGCATGAAATAGTAAAACAATTTTTTGAATCTAAAGAAAACTTTTTTAAACAGGACAATGATCAATCTAAAGTAAAATATTTAATTGAATTTGTTAGTGCCAATCCGACCGGACCATTACATCTTGGACATGGTCGTGGCGGAATAATCGGTGATACATTAGCCAGAGTTTTAAATTTTTTAGGACATAATGCTCAAAAAGAATTTTATATAAATGATGCCGGTAACCAAATTCAAAAATTGGGAGAGTCTTTAAAAATTAGGTGCCAACAAGAGCTAGGGTTGGTTGTAGAATTACCTGAAGATGGTTACAAAGGCGAATATATGATTGATTTGGCTAAACTTGCCGTGAAAGAGTTTGGTCAAAAGTTATTAGATAAAGATGATAAGTTTTTTTCTGACTATGCAAAAGAAATTATGCTTGATTTGCAAAAACAAGATTTAAAAGATTATGGCATAGAATTTGATAAATGGTTTTCGGAACGTACTTTACATGATTCCGGCCAGGTTGAAAAAGTTATTTTGGAGTTAAAAGAAAAAGATCTTGTCTATGAAAATGAAGGTGCTTTGTGGTTCAGATCTTCAACTTTTGGCGACGACAAAGATAGGGTTGTTCGAAAAAGCACCGGAGAACTTACATATATTGCTGCAGATATAGCTTATCATAAAAATAAATTTGAACGTGATTTTGATAAATTGATAGATATTTTAGGTCAAGATCACCATGGTTATGTAAATAGACTTAAAGCTACTGTTGATGCACTGGGTTTTGATTCAAATAATCTTGATGTTGTTCTGTATCAGCTTGTAAGCATTAAAAATGCAGGACAAGTTGAGCGTATGTCAAAACGTGCCGGTAAATTTACAACTTTAAGAGAGATAATAGATACGGTTGGAAAAGACGTAGCCAGATTTTTTTATTTACACAGAAAAGCTGAAGCACACTTGGAGTTTGATTTGGCCGTTGCATTAAAAAAAACAGATGAAAATCCTGTTTTTTATATTCAATATGCATATGTGCGAATTAATTCGATATTAAAAAAAGCCGAACTTGAATTGGAATTTAAAGATTTTGTAAACAATTTAATAAATAACAAGTTATCTAAAAATGAAGTAGATATTTGTTTGAATAGTTTATGCCAACAAGAGCTTGATGTGATAAAGAAGCTTTTGGCTTTTGGCGAAATATTAATTTCAATAGAAAAAACATATCAAACACATTTATTGTCTTATTATATGGTTGAGTTGGCAAATATTTTTCATGCATATTATTCCGGTAATAAAGTTATAGATAAAGAAAATATAAATTTAAGTAAGGCAAGAATGTTTACATTAAACTTAGTAAATATGGTTTTTGTCTGTGGGCTTGATTTGCTTGGTGTTGAAAAGCCGGAGCATATGTAGGGGGGTTATGTTAAAGATTTTATTTATAGCAATTGGTGGAATATTTGGAACTTTATTAAGAAGTTTTATGGCTCATAATATTGCTTTATCAATGTCTTTTAATATATTGCTTATAAATTATTTGGGTTCTTTTTTAGCCGGATGTTTTTTTCAATTTTTTAAAGCTTTAAATTTTCATGCAACTATTCAGAATTTAATAATGGTTGGTTTTTTAGGTGCATTTACCACATTTAGTACTTATTCGCTAGAGGCTGTAAAAATGTTTTTGGCTGGTGAATACAAAACAGGAATTTGGTATATAATTATAGGTAATATTGGTGCTGTTGTAGCAACATTGGTGGGTATATTTTTGGTTAAACAGTTAATGTTTTTTATAAAAAGTTAATTATGGCTTATAAAGATTTAAAAAATATAGATTTAAAAAATTTTAAACAAACGCATATTAGAAATTTTTCTATTATTGCTCATATTGACCATGGCAAATCTACACTTGCAGATCGTATGTTAGAACTTGCTGGAACGATTTCCGATAGAAATAAAAATGAACAATTTTTGGATAAGCTTCAAGTTGAAAAAGAACGAGGTATAACTGTAAAAGCTCAAACGGCATCACTTTTTTATGAATATGAAGGGCAAACTTATTTATTAAATTTGATTGATACTCCGGGCCATGTTGATTTTAACTATGAGGTTTCAAGATCTTTGTATGCTTGCCAGGGAGCATTATTGTTGGTAGATGCGGCGCAGGGAGTTCAAGCTCAAACTATGGCAAATTTTTATCTTGCATTTGAGCAAGATTTAACAATTATTCCCGTTATGAATAAAATAGATATGATTAATGCTCAGCCCGAAGTTGTTGAACGTGAATTAAAAACTGCTTTTGATATAGATAAATCGGAAGTTTTACGTATTTCGGCAAAAACAGGTGTTGGTGTTAAAGATCTTTTTACTGAAATTGTAAAACGTATTCCTGCACCAAAGGGAAACGAAGACAATCCGCTAAAATGTTTATTGTTTGACTCCTGGTATGATGAATATCGTGGTGTGATTTGCTTAATTGAAGTTATAGATGGATCAATATCAAAGGGTGACAAGATTGTATCTGCGCACTCGGGTCTTGAATATGAAGTTTTAGATATTGGATTAATGTATCCGGAGCCAACCGTTACCGGAAATTTATTTACCGGTCAGGTTGGTTTTTTAATTTCCGGTATGAAGACAGTGAAAGAAGCTCGAGTTGGCGATACTTTTTATCATACTAAAAAACCTGTTGTAGCGTTGCCCGGTTTTAAACCTGCAAAGCCTATGGTTTTTGCCGGTATTTACCCGGTTGATAATTCAGATTATGAAGATGTTCGTGATGCTATTGAAAAATTAACATTAAATGATCCGAGCGTACATGTAGAAAAAGAGAGTTCTGTGGCTCTTGGTCTTGGATTTCGATGTGGCTTTTTAGGGCTTTTACATATGGATGTATTTAAGCAAAGATTAGAACAAGAATATGGGCTTACAATTATAGCAACTTCACCTACTGTGTTGTATAGAATTAAACAAACTGATGGATCTGAATTTTCAATAGAACGAGCTTCAGATTTTCCAGAAACTTCCAAAATAGATATCATCTATGAGCCTATGATAAATGCCACAATTATCACCCCAAAAGAATATTTAGGTCCTATTTTGCAACTATGCCAAGAGCGTAGAGGTGAACAAACTGATATGACTTATTTGGATGAAAATAGAATTATATTAAAATATAAAATGCCGTTAAATGAAATTATTATAGATTTTTATGATAAATTAAAAACATATTCATCCGGATATGCAAGCTTTGACTATGAGCCTGCCGGATTTCAGGAAGCAAATTTGGTAAAAATGAATGTGCTTTTAAATGGTAAACCTGTTGATGCATTGTCTGTAGTTGTGCATGAAGATAAAGCTTATTATTTGGGCCGTCAGCTAACACAAAAATTAAGATCCGTAATCCCAAGACAAATGTTTGAAGTTGCAATTCAGGCGGCAATAGGTGCTAAAATTATAGCTAGAGAGTCTGTTTCAGCATTAAGAAAAAATGTTATAGCAAAATGTTATGGCGGTGATATAACAAGAAAGCGCAAGCTTTTGGAAAAGCAAAAAGAGGGTAAGAAAAAAATGAAACAGGTAGGTAATGTTGAGCTTCCGCAAGAAGCTTTTTTAACTATTTTAAAAACAGAAGAGTGAGGTTTGCTGTATGAAAAGGCGTAAGGGTTTTTATTCTATTTCGGTAGTGTCAAAAATGTTTGCGGTTCATCAACAAACGATAAGAATGTACGAAAAAGAAGGTCTTATTTGTCCTAAAAGAACAGAAGGAAATACACGACTTTTTTCTGAAGAAGATGTAGATAGATTGGAACATGTTATAAATCTTACACACAAAATGGGCGTGAATATTGCAGGAGTTCAAATGATATTAAAACTTCAGGGCAAAATGAAAAAGATGCAAGAAGAGATGAATAAGCTTTTTGAAACAGCTCAAGTACAGCTTGATGTAGAAAAGAATCAGATAAAAAGTGAAATGGATAAAGACGGAAAAATACTTTTGGATATGAAAAAAGAATGCGGTTGTGATGACGATAAAGCTACTGATAGCGATGAACATGATTCAAAAGAGTTTAATGATTGGGAAATTGAATACGAAGATAAAGATTAGACTTTAGGAGTTTTATATGTTTTGGAATCAATTGAAAACAGTTATATTTTTAGCATCATTGAGTGCGATTTTATTTTTAATTAGCGTTTGGATTGGTGGTCGAAACGGTTTAATTTTTGCATTTGTATTTTCTTTATTAATAAATTTTATTACATATTTTTTTTCAGACAAAATTGTTTTAAAATTATATAGAGCTGTTCCGTTGGATGAAAATAAATATAAAAATATTTATGATATAGTTCATGAGCTTTCAATAAATGCTAAAATTCCAATGCCTAAACTTTTTTATATTGATAGTTCCATGGCTAATGCTTTTGCAACTGGAAGAAATCCGGAAAATGCTTCAGTTGCAGTTACTAAAGGTATATTGGAAATTTTAGAAGAACATGAGTTAAGAGGTGTTTTAGCTCATGAATTATCACATATAAAAAATAGGGATATTTTAATTGCAACTATTGCTGCTACTATTGCAATGGCGGTCGCTTATTTGGCAGATATGCTTCGTTGGAGTTTTATTTTTTCAAGTAGTCGAGATTCAAGAGATCGTGGTTCCGGAATAAGCGCAATATTTGTTGCAATACTTATGCCGATTGCAGCGACATTGATTCAATTGGCAATTTCAAGATCCCGAGAATATCTTGCAGATGAAACCGGGGCTAAAATTTCTTATGATCCATTGGCCTTGGCATCAGCTTTGGAAAAATTACAAAATAGTGCGACAAAAAGAATGATTGAGCCTATTTCTAATGCTCAAGCCAGCACGGCATCACTTTTTATAGTATATCCATTTAGCGGTAGTAATTTATTTGCACTTTTTTCAACACACCCACCAATGGAAAAAAGAATTGCAAAATTAAGAGCTATGATAAAATAATTTTATGCCCCGAATTAATCGGGGCTTTTTTATTTTTAC comes from the Candidatus Dependentiae bacterium genome and includes:
- a CDS encoding zinc metalloprotease HtpX — its product is MFWNQLKTVIFLASLSAILFLISVWIGGRNGLIFAFVFSLLINFITYFFSDKIVLKLYRAVPLDENKYKNIYDIVHELSINAKIPMPKLFYIDSSMANAFATGRNPENASVAVTKGILEILEEHELRGVLAHELSHIKNRDILIATIAATIAMAVAYLADMLRWSFIFSSSRDSRDRGSGISAIFVAILMPIAATLIQLAISRSREYLADETGAKISYDPLALASALEKLQNSATKRMIEPISNAQASTASLFIVYPFSGSNLFALFSTHPPMEKRIAKLRAMIK
- a CDS encoding CrcB family protein — protein: MLKILFIAIGGIFGTLLRSFMAHNIALSMSFNILLINYLGSFLAGCFFQFFKALNFHATIQNLIMVGFLGAFTTFSTYSLEAVKMFLAGEYKTGIWYIIIGNIGAVVATLVGIFLVKQLMFFIKS
- the lepA gene encoding translation elongation factor 4, encoding MAYKDLKNIDLKNFKQTHIRNFSIIAHIDHGKSTLADRMLELAGTISDRNKNEQFLDKLQVEKERGITVKAQTASLFYEYEGQTYLLNLIDTPGHVDFNYEVSRSLYACQGALLLVDAAQGVQAQTMANFYLAFEQDLTIIPVMNKIDMINAQPEVVERELKTAFDIDKSEVLRISAKTGVGVKDLFTEIVKRIPAPKGNEDNPLKCLLFDSWYDEYRGVICLIEVIDGSISKGDKIVSAHSGLEYEVLDIGLMYPEPTVTGNLFTGQVGFLISGMKTVKEARVGDTFYHTKKPVVALPGFKPAKPMVFAGIYPVDNSDYEDVRDAIEKLTLNDPSVHVEKESSVALGLGFRCGFLGLLHMDVFKQRLEQEYGLTIIATSPTVLYRIKQTDGSEFSIERASDFPETSKIDIIYEPMINATIITPKEYLGPILQLCQERRGEQTDMTYLDENRIILKYKMPLNEIIIDFYDKLKTYSSGYASFDYEPAGFQEANLVKMNVLLNGKPVDALSVVVHEDKAYYLGRQLTQKLRSVIPRQMFEVAIQAAIGAKIIARESVSALRKNVIAKCYGGDITRKRKLLEKQKEGKKKMKQVGNVELPQEAFLTILKTEE
- a CDS encoding MerR family transcriptional regulator, translated to MKRRKGFYSISVVSKMFAVHQQTIRMYEKEGLICPKRTEGNTRLFSEEDVDRLEHVINLTHKMGVNIAGVQMILKLQGKMKKMQEEMNKLFETAQVQLDVEKNQIKSEMDKDGKILLDMKKECGCDDDKATDSDEHDSKEFNDWEIEYEDKD
- a CDS encoding arginine--tRNA ligase, producing the protein MNLVKKIKKEFFNAISNLFPEKSLDFDSVQFTLNVDKNRQNFGDLSCNFALVLAGKLQLNPKEIALKIVNAFNSSLFDKSFKDYIEKIEIAGPGFLNLTFTSKAWHEIVKQFFESKENFFKQDNDQSKVKYLIEFVSANPTGPLHLGHGRGGIIGDTLARVLNFLGHNAQKEFYINDAGNQIQKLGESLKIRCQQELGLVVELPEDGYKGEYMIDLAKLAVKEFGQKLLDKDDKFFSDYAKEIMLDLQKQDLKDYGIEFDKWFSERTLHDSGQVEKVILELKEKDLVYENEGALWFRSSTFGDDKDRVVRKSTGELTYIAADIAYHKNKFERDFDKLIDILGQDHHGYVNRLKATVDALGFDSNNLDVVLYQLVSIKNAGQVERMSKRAGKFTTLREIIDTVGKDVARFFYLHRKAEAHLEFDLAVALKKTDENPVFYIQYAYVRINSILKKAELELEFKDFVNNLINNKLSKNEVDICLNSLCQQELDVIKKLLAFGEILISIEKTYQTHLLSYYMVELANIFHAYYSGNKVIDKENINLSKARMFTLNLVNMVFVCGLDLLGVEKPEHM